A window from Acinonyx jubatus isolate Ajub_Pintada_27869175 chromosome E1, VMU_Ajub_asm_v1.0, whole genome shotgun sequence encodes these proteins:
- the MFSD6L gene encoding major facilitator superfamily domain-containing protein 6-like, whose product MSANPQWDVSRALGVARLFHLVCGVRDACVTPFLTLYLRQLGLAAPWVGILMGTKHLIAAFWGPFCAFLAKSYQKRRVLLMGSLLGSVGASLLLVLVPPLDKDLRSGSCNASDGATPTAPPPGAALTGTFAWNQPPGAPSPASKSSPGTVEASGVGKGPAGSVHEPSGHPPGHAVGSVEGARTTSLAVHPVTSGVKAPSREGAFKVGGTALPLLAGGTALGSPANWSAAEGHARALGLSSEGLRWTFFLSLGSMVFWELLTAPLEQVADDSLYEYLDCVDATDRYRSLWIWKLLGMSTGACGMAALAGRLECSLVTNGPRGVLHFYGYSLVSTLALLVSIAFPVPTCRRREPSYKTVKALSLVAGDPRLTLLALTVFLIGAATSTVQNFLFWHMKDRGSSELVMGFSVALGWLGEIVVHPFRATLLRKLTRVGTVGLGLGCLAGQLLYYAFLWNWWSVLPAQTLSAISSGALGWAVKASVEHLASPGMERPLSAMFQGHFYGGGSSLGSFVGGFVVMSFSLAVLYQACCVGLLLWLALFLSVQRTLPQEQRINYSKLLVVEASDTSDSEQGTERDWLVKAMREEHSG is encoded by the coding sequence ATGAGCGCCAACCCCCAGTGGGACGTCAGCCGGGCTCTGGGGGTGGCCAGGCTCTTCCACCTGGTGTGCGGGGTCCGGGACGCCTGCGTGACTCCGTTCCTGACCCTCTACCTGAGGCAGCTGGGCCTGGCCGCGCCCTGGGTGGGCATCCTGATGGGGACCAAGCACCTGATCGCAGCCTTCTGGGGTCCCTTCTGTGCCTTCCTGGCCAAAAGCTACCAGAAGAGGAGGGTGCTTCTGATGGGCTCGCTGCTCGGCTCGGTGGGGGCCAGCCTGCTGCTGGTCCTGGTGCCGCCGCTGGACAAAGATCTGCGGTCGGGTTCCTGTAACGCCAGCGACGGCGCCACCCCCACCGCGCCGCCACCGGGGGCCGCGCTGACCGGGACCTTCGCCTGGAACCAGCCGCCGGGGGCGCCCAGCCCCGCATCCAAGAGCAGTCCTGGGACCGTGGAGGCCTCTGGCGTGGGGAAAGGACCCGCGGGAAGTGTCCACGAGCCGTCCGGTCATCCTCCTGGCCACGCCGTGGGCTCCGTGGAGGGAGCCAGGACCACGTCCCTAGCTGTCCATCCTGTCACTTCGGGGGTGAAAGCTCCCTCTCGGGAAGGGGCTTTTAAGGTGGGCGGGACCGCCCTCCCTTTGCTTGCTGGAGGTACAGCGCTGGGAAGCCCAGCCAACTGGTCGGCAGCCGAGGGCCACGCCCGGGCCCTTGGCCTGTCCTCGGAAGGGCTGCGGTGgaccttcttcctctccctggggTCCATGGTGTTCTGGGAGCTGCTGACGGCCCCTCTGGAGCAGGTGGCAGACGACAGCCTTTATGAGTACCTGGATTGTGTGGACGCCACGGACCGCTACAGAAGCCTCTGGATCTGGAAGCTGCTGGGCATGTCCACGGGGGCGTGTGGCATGGCAGCCTTGGCGGGACGGCTGGAATGCTCCCTGGTGACAAATGGCCCCCGGGGTGTGTTGCACTTCTATGGCTACTCACTGGTCAGCACGCTGGCTTTGCTGGTGAGCATCGCCTTTCCCGTCCCCACGTGCAGGCGGCGGGAGCCCAGCTACAAAACCGTCAAGGCGCTGTCTCTGGTGGCCGGCGACCCCCGCCTCACCCTCCTGGCCCTCACTGTCTTCCTGATAGGAGCCGCCACCAGCACGGTACAGAACTTTCTGTTCTGGCACATGAAGGACCGCGGGAGCAGCGAGCTGGTCATGGGTTTCTCGGTGGCgctgggctggctgggggagATTGTGGTCCATCCGTTCAGAGCGACGTTGCTTAGGAAACTGACCAGGGTGGGCAccgtggggctggggctgggctgtcTGGCCGGGCAGCTACTCTACTATGCCTTCCTCTGGAACTGGTGGTCCGTCCTCCCCGCTCAGACCTTGAGCGCCATCAGCagcggggctctgggctgggcggTGAAGGCCTCGGTCGAGCACCTGGCCTCTCCCGGAATGGAGAGGCCCCTGAGTGCCATGTTCCAAGGCCACTTTTACGGGGGCGGGTCCAGCCTGGGCAGCTTTGTGGGGGGCTTCGTGGTGATGTCCTTCAGCCTGGCCGTTCTGTACCAGGCCTGCTGCGTGGGCCTGTTGCTCTGGCTGGCCCTGTTCCTGTCCGTCCAGCGGACGCTGCCCCAGGAGCAGAGAATCAACTACTCGAAACTGCTGGTCGTGGAGGCCAGCGACACGAGTGACTCTGAGCAGGGGACGGAACGGGACTGGCTCGTGAAGGCCATGAGGGAGGAGCATTCAGGCTAG